In the genome of Tropicibacter oceani, one region contains:
- a CDS encoding HugZ family pyridoxamine 5'-phosphate oxidase → MTSPIRPTDDEARQLARDLIQKARFGALAVLDPTSGAPLVSRIAVVPGLDGLPLSLVSDLAAHTVALKANPVCSLMVGEPGTKGDPLTHPRLSLQGTAQFIRHGAPDHGALAAHYLRLQPKAKLYIGFGDFALMRLAVTGAFLNGGFGKAFDLTPGDLT, encoded by the coding sequence ATGACCTCGCCCATTCGCCCCACCGACGACGAAGCCCGCCAGCTGGCCCGCGACCTGATCCAAAAGGCGCGGTTCGGCGCTCTTGCCGTGCTGGACCCGACCAGCGGCGCGCCACTGGTCAGCCGGATCGCCGTGGTGCCGGGGCTGGATGGCCTGCCGCTGTCGCTGGTGTCGGACCTTGCGGCGCATACCGTCGCGCTCAAGGCCAATCCGGTCTGCTCGCTTATGGTGGGTGAGCCGGGCACAAAGGGCGATCCGCTGACCCATCCGCGGCTGAGCCTGCAGGGCACGGCGCAGTTCATCCGGCATGGCGCGCCGGACCATGGCGCGCTGGCAGCGCATTATCTGCGGCTGCAACCCAAGGCCAAGCTGTATATCGGGTTTGGCGATTTCGCGCTGATGCGGCTGGCCGTGACGGGCGCGTTCCTGAACGGCGGCTTTGGCAAGGCCTTTGATCTGACTCCGGGCGATCTGACCTGA